A part of Gemmatimonadota bacterium genomic DNA contains:
- a CDS encoding 4a-hydroxytetrahydrobiopterin dehydratase: MPLLSQDEIARELDALPAWTREGDAIVRVGRLATFLDAIAFVVTVAEAAEEADHHPDIDVRYRNVRLELSTHSAGGLTEKDFALARRIDAILEEA; encoded by the coding sequence ATGCCGCTTCTGTCCCAAGACGAGATCGCCCGCGAGCTGGACGCCCTCCCGGCCTGGACGCGCGAGGGCGACGCGATCGTCCGCGTTGGCCGACTCGCGACGTTCCTGGACGCGATCGCGTTCGTCGTGACGGTCGCCGAGGCGGCCGAGGAGGCGGACCATCATCCGGACATCGACGTTCGCTACCGGAATGTCCGACTGGAGCTGAGCACCCATTCGGCCGGCGGGCTGACCGAAAAGGACTTCGCGCTGGCGCGACGAATCGACGCGATACTGGAGGAAGCATGA